In the Rhizobium sp. SSA_523 genome, CCGTGCCGCTTCCGGCAATGCAGCGGAAGAATAAGGAGCTTTCTGATGGCCAATGACACCAAGAAGACGGTTACGGTCGAACAGATCGGAAGCCCCATTCGCCGGCCTGCTGTTCAGCGTCAGACGCTGATCGGTCTCGGCCTCAACAAGATGCACCGGGTAAACACGCTGGAAGATACGCCTTCCGTTCGTGGCATGATCCGGTCTGTCCAGCATCTCGTTCGCGTCGTCGACGAGAAGTGAGACGGGAGTAGAGACCATGAAACTGAACGAAATCAAGGATAACGAAGGCGCCACCAAGGAACGGATCCGCGTTGGTCGCGGTATCGGTTCCGGCAAGGGCAAGACCGGTGGTCGCGGCGTCAAGGGCCAGAAGGCCCGTTCCGGCGTTGCCATCAACGGCTTCGAAGGCGGCCAGATGCCGATCTATCGTCGTCTGCCGAAGCGCGGCTTCAACAACATCTTCAAGTCGGAATTCGTGACCGTATCGCTCGGCCGCATTCAGGCTGCGATCGATGCCAAGAAGCTCGACGCCTCTGCAGTGATCGATGCCGCGGCTCTGAAGGCTGCAGGCGTGATCCGTCGCGAGAAGGATGGCGTTCGCGTTCTCTCCGATGGCGAGCTGACCGCGAAGGTTTCCTTCGACGTCGCCGGTGCCTCCAAGGCTGCCGTCGAGAAGATCGAGAAGGCCGGCGGATCGATCAAGATGCCGCAGGTGGAATCCGCCGAATAATCTGTTATGGAATCGCCCGGAGTGCTTCACTTCGGGCGATTTTGCTCCCATATGTGAGCCTCACACGCCTGGGCCGCATCGTCGGTGACAACCGGGCTATCGCGGAAAATGAGGTGAGGCATTCGGTTGCGCAGCAGCCCCATCGTCTCCCGGTTTTCTGAAACTGAATTTGGACTGCTTTCCGGCTGGGCCGAACCACCGCCTCCGGAATTGGTCAGGCGGAGAAATGCATGGCTTCTGCAGCTGAACAACTGGCCTCCAATCTTAATTTTTCGACCTTTTCCAAGGCCACCGACCTCAAGAAGCGCCTGTGGTTCACCCTGGCTGCGCTTTTGGTCTATCGACTGGGCACGCATATCCCGCTGCCGGGCCTCAATCCGGAAGCCTATGCACAGGCCTTCCAGGGTCAGGCGGGCGGCATTCTCGGCCTCTTCAACATGTTTGCCGGCGGCGCTGTCCAGCGCATGGCGATCTTCGCGCTCGGCATCATGCCGTATATTTCCGCATCGATCATCGTGCAGCTGATGACCTCCGTCGTTCCCTCGCTCGAAGCCTTGAAGAAGGAAGGCGAGCAGGGCCGCAAGATCATCAACCAGTATACCCGCTATGGCACGGTGCTTCTCGGCACGCTGCAGGCCTATGGCATCGCCGTCGGTCTGGAAAGCGGCCAGGGAATCGTCGCCGATCCGGGCTGGTTCTTCCGCATCTCGACCGTCGTCACCCTGCTTGGCGGCACCATGTTCCTGATGTGGCTCGGTGAACAGATCACCTCGCGCGGTATCGGCAACGGCATTTCGCTGATCATCTTCGCCGGCATTGCCGCAGGCCTGCCCACGGCACTGGCCGGTACGCTGGAACTCGGCCGCACCGGAGCGCTCTCGACCGTGCTGATTCTCGCCGTCGTCCTGATCGCCATCCTCGTCGTGGCCCTGATCGTCTTCGTCGAGCGGGCGCAGCGCCGCCTGCTGATCCAATATCCGAAGCGCCAGGTCGGCAACCGGATGTTCCAGGGCGATACCTCGCACCTGCCGCTGAAGCTGAACACCGCAGGCGTCATCCCGGCAATCTTTGCCTCCTCGCTGCTGCTCTTGCCGGCGACGCTGGCCGGTTTCTCCGGCAATGCCAATCTGCCATCCTGGGCCACCATGATCATTGGTGCCCTGCAGCACGGCCAGCCTCTGTTCATGGTGTTCTACGGCGCGCTGATTGCCTTCTTTGCCTTCTTCTACACCGCCATCGTCTTCAATCCGAAGGATACGGCGGACAATCTGAAGAAGCATGGCGGCTTCATTCCGGGCATCCGTCCGGGCGAGCGGACCGCGGAATATATCGACTATGTCCTGACGCGCATCACGGTCGTCGGCGCGATCTATCTCGTCTTCGTCTGCATTCTGCCCGAGACGCTGATCGCCCGCACCGGGATCCCATTAGCCCTTGGTGGTACTTCGCTTTTGATCGTTGTCAGTGTTACCCTTGATACGGTAGCACAGATCCAGGGCCACCTCATTGCTCAGCAGTATGAGGGGCTGATCAAGAAGTCCAAGTTGCGTGGAGGAAAGAGGGGACGATGAGACTGATATTTTTGGGGCCGCCGGGCGCGGGTAAGGGAACCCAGGCAAAGCGTCTGACGGAAAAATACGGTATCCCGCAATTGTCCACGGGCGACATGCTGCGGGCGGCGGTCAGCGCCGGTACCGAAATCGGCAAGCGTGCGAAGGCGGTCATGGATGCCGGGGGGCTGGTATCCGACGATATCGTTAATCAGATCGTCGCCGAGCGGATCGCCCAGGCGGATTGCGGCAAGGGCTTCATCCTTGACGGCTATCCGCGGACCGTTCCGCAGGCCAAGGTGCTGTCGGAAACGCTCTCTGCCAATGATCTTAAGCTCGATGCAGTCATCGAGCTCAAGGTGGACGAGGAGGCGCTGGTGCGCCGAATCGAATCGCGCGTCGCCGAAACGGTTGCCGCAGGCGGAACCGTCCGCTCCGACGACAATCCGGAAGCATTCCGCAAGCGTCTTGCGGAATATCGTGAAAAGACGGCGCCTCTCTCGGAATATTATCAGGGGCAGGGGCAGCTGGTCGTGCTGGACGGCATGGCCGATGTCGACGCCGTGACGCGTTCGATCGAAACAGTTTTGGAAAACTCGGCCGCCTGAGCGGTGCTGACCATCAACTGTTAAAGAATCTTGGCGGGGCCGGTTGCAATTTTTGACCGATTCCGCTAAACACCGCGCCAACTCGCGACATTTGACGGCGATCGGCGCGGATCATCCCTCGGGATATCCGATCCGGTCGTATTGACTTGTCTCGGATGAGATTTGAACTGGCGGCCGCAACTGGCTGCTCTCATGGAAGAAGTACCACTTGCCGGATGGCAACTGGAACGCAAGGAGAATAGGCGTGGCACGTATCGCTGGCGTCAACATCCCGACTGCGAAGCGCGTTGTTATCGCGCTGACCTATATTCACGGGATCGGCCCGAAGTTTGCACAGGAAATCATCGAGAAGGTCGGTATTCCGGCTGATCGTCGCGTACACCAGCTGACGGATGCGGAAGTTCTGCAGATCCGCGAAGCCATCGACCGCGACTATCGCGTCGAAGGTGACCTGCGTCGCGAAACGTCCATGAACATCAAGCGTCTGATGGACCTTGGCTGCTATCGCGGCCTGCGTCATCGCCGTGGCCTTCCGGTCCGCGGTCAGCGCACGCACACCAATGCCCGCACCCGCAAGGGTCCGGCAAAGGCGATTGCCGGTAAGAAGAAGTAATTTATTCGAGACATTGGCCGATCGGGCGGCAGGCGTGAGAACGCCGACCGCTCGAAAGCCGTTGCCTCGAGTGGTGTAGCCGCTGGCATTACGGCGGCGCTGAGATCCAAGAAAGGAAGACCATGGCCAAGGAAGCCACACGCGTCCGCCGTCGCGAACGCAAGAATATCTCTTCGGGCGTTGCCCACGTCAACTCGACGTTCAACAACACCATGATCACCATCACCGATGCGCAGGGCAATGCGATTGCCTGGTCCTCGGCCGGTGCAAAGGGTTTCAAGGGTTCGCGTAAGTCGACCCCGTTTGCGGCTCAGATCGCAGCTGAAGATTGCGCCAAGAAGGCGCAGGAACATGGCATGAAGTCCCTGGAAGTCGAAGTCTGCGGTCCGGGTTCGGGTCGTGAATCGGCTTTGCGCGCCCTGCAGGCTGCCGGCTTCATGATCACCTCCATTCGCGATGTGACGCCG is a window encoding:
- the rpmD gene encoding 50S ribosomal protein L30; amino-acid sequence: MANDTKKTVTVEQIGSPIRRPAVQRQTLIGLGLNKMHRVNTLEDTPSVRGMIRSVQHLVRVVDEK
- the rplO gene encoding 50S ribosomal protein L15 — translated: MKLNEIKDNEGATKERIRVGRGIGSGKGKTGGRGVKGQKARSGVAINGFEGGQMPIYRRLPKRGFNNIFKSEFVTVSLGRIQAAIDAKKLDASAVIDAAALKAAGVIRREKDGVRVLSDGELTAKVSFDVAGASKAAVEKIEKAGGSIKMPQVESAE
- the secY gene encoding preprotein translocase subunit SecY — translated: MASAAEQLASNLNFSTFSKATDLKKRLWFTLAALLVYRLGTHIPLPGLNPEAYAQAFQGQAGGILGLFNMFAGGAVQRMAIFALGIMPYISASIIVQLMTSVVPSLEALKKEGEQGRKIINQYTRYGTVLLGTLQAYGIAVGLESGQGIVADPGWFFRISTVVTLLGGTMFLMWLGEQITSRGIGNGISLIIFAGIAAGLPTALAGTLELGRTGALSTVLILAVVLIAILVVALIVFVERAQRRLLIQYPKRQVGNRMFQGDTSHLPLKLNTAGVIPAIFASSLLLLPATLAGFSGNANLPSWATMIIGALQHGQPLFMVFYGALIAFFAFFYTAIVFNPKDTADNLKKHGGFIPGIRPGERTAEYIDYVLTRITVVGAIYLVFVCILPETLIARTGIPLALGGTSLLIVVSVTLDTVAQIQGHLIAQQYEGLIKKSKLRGGKRGR
- a CDS encoding adenylate kinase is translated as MRLIFLGPPGAGKGTQAKRLTEKYGIPQLSTGDMLRAAVSAGTEIGKRAKAVMDAGGLVSDDIVNQIVAERIAQADCGKGFILDGYPRTVPQAKVLSETLSANDLKLDAVIELKVDEEALVRRIESRVAETVAAGGTVRSDDNPEAFRKRLAEYREKTAPLSEYYQGQGQLVVLDGMADVDAVTRSIETVLENSAA
- the rpsM gene encoding 30S ribosomal protein S13, producing the protein MARIAGVNIPTAKRVVIALTYIHGIGPKFAQEIIEKVGIPADRRVHQLTDAEVLQIREAIDRDYRVEGDLRRETSMNIKRLMDLGCYRGLRHRRGLPVRGQRTHTNARTRKGPAKAIAGKKK
- the rpsK gene encoding 30S ribosomal protein S11, which gives rise to MAKEATRVRRRERKNISSGVAHVNSTFNNTMITITDAQGNAIAWSSAGAKGFKGSRKSTPFAAQIAAEDCAKKAQEHGMKSLEVEVCGPGSGRESALRALQAAGFMITSIRDVTPIPHNGCRPRKKRRV